One part of the Mycosarcoma maydis chromosome 18, whole genome shotgun sequence genome encodes these proteins:
- a CDS encoding uncharacterized protein (related to atp synthase epsilon chain, mitochondrial) encodes MSAASWRAHFTFNKYTAICARATRQALKEEERAAAERRGFMALRYQEWKDGKASDNLNLAEDKKQ; translated from the exons ATGTCGGCTGCTTCCTGGAGAGCTCACTTCAC CTTCAACAAGTACACGGCCATCTGCGCGCGTGCCACGCGTcaggcgctcaaggaggaggagcgtgctgctgccgagcgTCGAGGCTTCATGGCGCTCCGATACCAGGAGTGGAAGGATGGCAAGGCCAGCGACAAC ctcaaccTCGCCGAGGACAAGAAGCAATAA